The Arachis ipaensis cultivar K30076 chromosome B03, Araip1.1, whole genome shotgun sequence region NNNNNNNNNNNNNNNNNNNNNNNNNNNNNNNNNNNNNNNNNNNNNNNNNNNNNNNNNNNNNNNNNNNNNNNNNNNNNNNNNNNNtaaatggtttttttttttttttttttttttttttgataaaacaCTGGTTTTGTTTGCTGTGTATCCAATTTCACATAATTGGAATAGACTTTGTTGTTGTAATTGTCTTGGTAAATGTAAAGGCATAGGAGAGGAGTAAACCCTCTTTTATTTGAGAGTTAAGGTATCCATGTGTGCCTTTCTCTGATCCTCAATCATTTTCCTCGTTTTTCCTATGAGATCCTCAAGTTACCAGTTATAGGTTGGTGTGAGACTGGGATAGTTATCGTTTGATGTTTTAGTGCCTTGGAGTATGCTTATTTTTTTTACCTAATCTGGAGTTCTGTTCTTGCTGCAGATTGAGATAGTTTATAACTTTGGTCGTGAAGATAATGACTGAAATCATAAGCTTTTTTCTTGTAATGAATAAAGGTAATCAATTAACTTATAATATGCTTACTAGATTGTGGATTATGTTGTGAGTATGCACCATTACAAATAAAACATGCTTGAAATTAAAAGACAGATCACATATTTCTATGCTACATCACCAAATTCCTGATCCTTTTATTTGTATTATGATTAAGATTAATCATGGGATGCGTTGTGGTGTGCACTTTCTTTCTCCCATTGCTGATTGGCACAGTTCTTGCTGCGGAACTTCTTCTATGGCTTTTAATTTTTTGACTGTTTTCAATTTTGATGTAGATTGGTCCAACCATGCTTCNNNNNNNNNNNNNCGCTGTTCTTGGAACACTGGATGTACTGAGATTCTGTTTTAACTCATCCTTGTGTGAAGGAGTCTCTTTATGGTCATAAACCTAAAGTAGCATTTTCTACTGCTGGATTTGTATGAATGCATATATCAAACTGCAAATTCAATGCTGACACTTTTCATTTGCatttcatagcattcttgcagcGTAAACATTTGAACCTTAACTGCGGTACCATTTTTCTCCTACTATTTCACCATCTAAGATTTGAGGATAAACTCCACGGAAAGCGGCAACTGCTTTAATTGTTACTTAGATAAATGCTTTACGGTGAGTTTGGGAGACAAATGAGTTTTTTCACGTCCGGGAATATGATTTCATaatatacttattttttttttaatttcaaacacAACCTAGTAGTTTTCTCTTTTCTGTTACCGAGGATGTCTCTTGTATTTCGAATAGTACTAATGTTAGCTTGAATTTCCTTTTTGAACAATCTCGTATCGTCTGTAAGTTGATGATTATTCATGCAGCCACACTCTGTTGTATAATATAAGttaggaaacatttcaagtgcaccaGGGAATACCGATGCAccaattgttttaaccgttgatttcaattaatatatattatatatattttttataattcagatcaacggttaaaacaactggtgcACCGGTACTCCCGGtacacttgaaatgtttcctataaGTTATAACATTAATTAGTTGCCAAAGATCCCAGGATCCAAGATGTTCTTTCCTTTTCTCAATGCCAGAGTGTGTTCAACATTGCGCATAATGACTTGCGTCATGTCATTGGGGTTGCTCTTAATGACTTTCAATTTCGGATATGGCATGGCAACTGGACCACCAAAGCACCAATGGCTTATTTGGCTTGGAGCTTCCTTGATGGTTGTATGCTTCTACCTTGTAGCTCAGGGGATTCTCATAATCATTGACTTGTTTCTTCACCAATCAGGAAACTCACATTCCTCACTGTAGCACCCTAATATTTGATGTTCCTGCTTAATTCTTTTTCGTTCGTATTCATTTCCTTACgaggttttgttttgttttttcaaaCTAAACTAGTAGCATTCTTTCTTTGAGAGGAGGCATCAATAAAAGTACATCATATACATGTGAATGATATGAGTTAATCCCAGTGTTAATAAGGGCTTGTGATTTATTTCCGGATCTCAATTTTTTCCAAGTGATATTCCAAACTTTGATTCTTACCTTACTCAAGTATTCATTTTTAAATATTCACTTCAATTAGAGAAAAACAAAAATGTTGTGTACTTTGTATATTTTTAACAtgtggaaaaaaaataaaagattaaatttttttcatttatttaaaaattagaaaaataattaagaaGCTGTTTTAAGGTATCTTGTCATTTTTATTGTGaattatttacttagatgtggtatgTGTAACTGTGTGCACGaacttttcttctctttctaaTGATAAAAAACAAAAGTAAAGTGAAGAAAATAGAGTGAAAAACCAAAGGGGTCGTCCAATTAGAATTACTACTTACTAGTCAAAGTGGAAGGAGTGAGTAACCGAGTGAATGAGTGAACGAGTGATGGATATGGAAAAGGTAGTTGATGTGGCTCCAAATTGAACACGAAACTGAACCATACTAAAACAATCTATTTCACTTGCGCACACACGCACGCACCATCTCGTTCTTCTAAGTTCTAAGTTCTAACTTAATCTTAATGGAGACTCTGAGTTGGTCTCACAATGTCTCTTCTTCTCTTCACCTACCCCTACCCCACTCCGTAAGTAATTCTCCACCTTTTCAATCTTCTCCATTGTTTTACCAGACCTGCCAGGTTAGGAGGTTCAGGATTTGCTGCACCTCTCATCAAACTTCCAAGGTATGCTCTAAACTTAGCTCCTACATGCCATTTTTcctgttagtttttattttgcatCATCTCTGAAGTTTAGGGAAGTCTATATACATTGAACACTAGTTTGGTAATTCACACATTAATAGCCATAAGGCACTGCTAATTAATCCATCTTTCTATAAATTAAATGTGAGTAAAATTGGAAACTCAAATTGCAGTTGTCTTCACGTGAAATTACTAGTTGAGAATCATGAGATGATAATTTAATTAAACCTGTCAAATCATCTAACTGTTCTTACCTATGAACTTATGTGAAAGACAACTGCTTATGAATCTCTACCAAATTACAAATACTAGATTAGTCAAGATACCAATTACCAAGGGTGTGATTGAATTGCATTTTCATTTCTGTTATTATTTTAAGCGTGTCTGTTTTCAAAATTTTgccaaagaaaaagaagcaaatacaaaagaagattttattgttttcacggtttctttttttcctttataaattatgagagaaaacacttggaaatgaaaacagaaaatgaaaatacAAACTAAAGACACCCTAagttgtttacatttaatgaagaGGTATTCCCTTCAAGTCTTTAGATTATTATTTCCAATCTTTGGTTTAGGTTCCTTAAATTAAAGATCATTATCACAATGATGTGCTTATGCAGAGGAATCAGATGATCATATCTGTAACTGGGGCAACAGGTTTTATAGGTAGAAGGTTGGTGCAAAGGCTTCACGCAGGTTATCATTCCCTATCTCTGCCTCTAACTTCCTACATCCCATTCGTGATCGATTTTGATATATTTACTGGCAGTAATGACGGATCCAAAAAATTTAGGTAGCGCGAAAAGATAATGATAAATAGTTTTTATCTTAATGTGAGATTAAATTTAATGATTACTAGGGACAAACACGCATACACATGTATACAAGCATAAATTTTTATGCTAGTGGTGAGTTTGCTGATAAATAGTTGCTTCAGTCTATATATTGCTTCCCTATATCTCAATCAAGCTAACTTTCAGCTATCAAAACAATTTGCAGACAAGCATAGTGTTCATGTCTTGACACGCTCTAGATCTAAAGCTGAAGCAATTTTCCCGGGTAAGAAGGTAATAAATCATTGTAATAATTTGATTAGTACTCACAATCTGGAAATCAGTTAATTCACCAGTGCAAACATTGATCAAAATTACACATCAACTGCACTTAATAGTGGCAGAGTTCCTTTAATTTATAAGTactattttttttgttggtttaaaTTCATACCTAATTCAGATCCCTTCACTATTGAAAGTCTACAATTATCTtccttttaaataaataaaaaaggtaGACATATAATGCACTTTGGATTCATTGGTTAACTTTGCCTTGTCCTTCCAGTGAAAGACTTTCCAGGAATTAAGATTGCGGAGGAGTCGGAATGGAAGAATAGCATTCAGGGCTCAACAGGGGTGGTAAACTTGGCTGGAATGCCCATAAGTACCAGATGGTCTTCGGAGGTTATTGCCTTGTTCCTATCACTGTCATTATTGGATTGTATTGACTTAAAGATTCATAGAGTTTTCGTTATTACGAGATAATAGACATCTTCCCAACACTCATTTTAATTCTGCAGATAAAAACAGAAATCAAGCAGAGCAGGATTAGAGTAACATCAAAAGTAAGCATATGATTCCTGATGATACAAATTGAATATGAAcctttttatatgtatatttttcttGACAAATATATGTGCATCAAGTTAAGCAAGTTTTACTTACAAGCAATTGCTTATTCTTCCTCTGACCTATCCATTTAATAGCAAAGGTTGTAGAATTGATAAACAGTGCGCCAGAGGATATTCGACCTAAAGTTTTCGTTAGTGCAACAGCTGTTGGTTACTATGGTATGTTCATATGCCAAATCTTCTTCTCTACTGGTCGATTATTTTCTTGCTTATTGGTTGTTAACTGCTTTGGTGCACTCTTTAGAATCACTTGTATTGATAGAGAAGTATGCATGATTTTACATATAAAATGTCTTTCACTTCTTTTCACTGTTCAGGCACCAGTGAGACACAAGTGTTTGATGAACAAAGTCCATCAGGAAATGATTACTTGGCCGAGGTAAGAACAGATGTTTGTTGATACTATTGCAGAGAATGCAAGATATTAAAATTATAGAATCTCGCAAGAATATTCTGAGTATTACTCAGCAGGTTTTATGAAGATATACAGTCATTTACATTTTCACCTGAAATACTATTAAACTTGAATACTAACTGATTAGCACATCAGTTGTTATTCAAATTAATGGAGCATTTCGCGATATATACCATCTCTTGCATTATAGGTCACATTGACGGATGCTGTCTTATCTTTTCAGGTATGTCGAGAATGGGAATCAACAGCCTTAAAAGTAAACGGGGATGTTAGAGTAGCTCTAATTCGCATTGGTGTTGTTCTTGGTAAAGATGGTGGAGCACTAGGTATTAGCCTGTAACTGCTTGAATTTATGATTCAACATCAAATATTATCTGAAGTTCCTAAAATTCATTATCTTTTTGTGTGTTTAATCTTCTACAGCTAAAATGATACCTCTCTTCAAGATGTTTGCTGGTGGACCTATAGGCTCTGGAAAACAATGGTATGTCCCTCATCTTCTAGCTGTTATTGATTGGTTCCCGGCTGCATCTTAATTTTAGAAAGGCGCCATAGTtaagttatttttctttctttttgtacaGGTTTTCCTGGATTCATTTGGATGACATTGTTAATTTAATATATGAAGCACTGATAAATCCCTCCTATGAAGGTGAACCCTTAACTCTCACATCTCCAAAGTGAAATTTATTGAAATTCTGAACAACCAAAAATTAGTGGATATAGAACATTGGCTAGCATAGATAGTTTGGATGGTGCAATTCTTGATTCTGACTTGTGTGATTTGATTACCATGTTCATATATATCTTTGGTTTTTGGTGCACTATCAAATCAACAGTTATGTTTTCCGTTTAGTAATATAGTTTATGAATGCTTCACATCATTTAGGAGTAATCAATGGAACTGCACCAAATCCTGTCCGATTCGCGGAATTGTGTGACCAACTAGGATATGCCTTGGGTCGCCCGTCGTGGCTGCCGGTACCAGACTTTGCACTCAAGGCTGTCCTTGGCGAAGGTGCTTCTGTGGTGAGTAGTTGGTTAAATTTCGCTCTCTCTGTGCTATTTGTTTAGTGTGAAATTCACCGAAATGCATCTTTGAATCTCTCTTTGCAGGTATTAGAAGGGCAGAGAGTGCTTCCTAATCAGGCTAAGAAATTGGGTTTCCCATTCAAATATTCTTACGTGAAAGATGCCCTTAAATCAATTCTTTCATGAAGCAATATTACCATGTCATCTGCCATATTCTTTATTCTTTGGCCTCATGCTCCACAACTTTTTAGCGGCATTCACCGTTGACTGAGATTTCTGAGATCAATGGATGCTTCATGGCATTAcaatatcatattattattatatatattcctTCCTAATTGTA contains the following coding sequences:
- the LOC107628836 gene encoding epimerase family protein SDR39U1 homolog, chloroplastic isoform X2, which encodes METLSWSHNVSSSLHLPLPHSVSNSPPFQSSPLFYQTCQVRRFRICCTSHQTSKRNQMIISVTGATGFIGRRLVQRLHADKHSVHVLTRSRSKAEAIFPVKDFPGIKIAEESEWKNSIQGSTGVVNLAGMPISTRWSSEIKTEIKQSRIRVTSKVVELINSAPEDIRPKVFVSATAVGYYGTSETQVFDEQSPSGNDYLAKMIPLFKMFAGGPIGSGKQWFSWIHLDDIVNLIYEALINPSYEGVINGTAPNPVRFAELCDQLGYALGRPSWLPVPDFALKAVLGEGASVVLEGQRVLPNQAKKLGFPFKYSYVKDALKSILS
- the LOC107628836 gene encoding epimerase family protein SDR39U1 homolog, chloroplastic isoform X1; this translates as METLSWSHNVSSSLHLPLPHSVSNSPPFQSSPLFYQTCQVRRFRICCTSHQTSKRNQMIISVTGATGFIGRRLVQRLHADKHSVHVLTRSRSKAEAIFPVKDFPGIKIAEESEWKNSIQGSTGVVNLAGMPISTRWSSEIKTEIKQSRIRVTSKVVELINSAPEDIRPKVFVSATAVGYYGTSETQVFDEQSPSGNDYLAEVCREWESTALKVNGDVRVALIRIGVVLGKDGGALAKMIPLFKMFAGGPIGSGKQWFSWIHLDDIVNLIYEALINPSYEGVINGTAPNPVRFAELCDQLGYALGRPSWLPVPDFALKAVLGEGASVVLEGQRVLPNQAKKLGFPFKYSYVKDALKSILS
- the LOC107628836 gene encoding epimerase family protein SDR39U1 homolog, chloroplastic isoform X3, with product MYTSINFYASDKHSVHVLTRSRSKAEAIFPVKDFPGIKIAEESEWKNSIQGSTGVVNLAGMPISTRWSSEIKTEIKQSRIRVTSKVVELINSAPEDIRPKVFVSATAVGYYGTSETQVFDEQSPSGNDYLAEVCREWESTALKVNGDVRVALIRIGVVLGKDGGALAKMIPLFKMFAGGPIGSGKQWFSWIHLDDIVNLIYEALINPSYEGVINGTAPNPVRFAELCDQLGYALGRPSWLPVPDFALKAVLGEGASVVLEGQRVLPNQAKKLGFPFKYSYVKDALKSILS